Genomic DNA from Streptomyces sp. AM 2-1-1:
CGCCGGCCAGCCCCTGCTCCTCCTCCTCGACGCCCTCCGTCGCGACGATGGTCAGCGGACCGTACGTCAGGGCGAAGGCGATACCGAGCAGCAGCAGGCTCGGAAGCATCGTGAGGTAGGTCCAGTCGGCGCCGAGCGGCAGGAAGAGCGCGTACGAGAGGGAGGCAAGGACCAGGCCGCCGAAGATCAGGCGTGCGTTGCCGAGGCGGTCGACCAGCCTGGGGACGACCGTCGGCGAGAGGATCGCGTCGACACCGATGACGATCATCGCGAAGCTGGTCTCCAGGGTGGACCACCCGCGCAGCTCCTGGAGGTAGAGGACGACCAGGAACTGGAAGCCGAAGAAACCGGCGGCGAAGAGCAGACCGGCGATATTGGCCCGTACCAGGGGGGCGCTGCGGAAGATGCCGAGCCGGACCAGGGGGGCGGCGGCGCGGCGTTCGACGACGACGAACGCGGCGAGGGAAGCCAGGCCGGCGCCCAGCGTGACGACGGTCGGGACGAGCGAGGCGTGGCTCACCCGCTCCACACCCAGGACCAGGAGCAGGACGGCCGCGGTGATGGTCAGGCCGCCGGCCAGGTCGAGGCTCTGTCCGGTCCGGTCGGGCCGCGGCGACTTCGGTACGAAGGCCAGCGCACCGATCAGGATCAGCGCCGAGAGGACCACCGGCGCGAAGAACACCCATCGCCAGTCCACCGCGGCGAGGAGTCCGCCCACGACCAGGCCGATCGAGAACCCGCCGGCGGCCGTGCCGGAGTAGAAGAGCAGAGCCTTGTTACGGCGCGGACCCTCCGCGAAGCCGGTGGTGATGACGGAGAGCCCGGCCGGGGTCATGAAGGCCGCCGCGACACCGGTCACGAACCGGGCGGTGATCAGCTGCCAGCCCTCGGAGGCGAATCCCCCGAGCCCGGAGAAGACCAGGAACACCGAGAGCCAGAGAACGAACATCCGGCGCCGTCCGAAGAGGTCCGCCGCCCGGCCGCCGACCAGCATGAAGCCGCCGTAGCCGAGGACGTACGCGCTCATCACCCACTGCAGCATGCCGGTGGACAGTCCGAGATCCGCGCGGATGGCGGGCAACGCCACGTTCAGCATGGCGACGTCGATGCCTTCGAGGAAGATCGCGCCGCAGAGGACGAGCAGCACGCCCCATTCCCGGGCACTGAGCGCAGCGGCTGCCGTTCTGGACGTACTCATGGCAGGTCAACTCCTGGTGGGAGGCAGCGGGGGTAACAGGTGTGCCGTCTGCTGGGAGGGCGGCTCGTTCACCTTCGGCCGGCAGGCGCGGGCGGAACAACGGCCAATACCTGGACGTTCGTTCAGCAGGACTTACCGATCCGGCTCACCTGGGGGAACCTGTGGAACGCGACGAAGTCGAGTGCTTCCTCCTGCTCGCCGAAGAGCTGCATTTCGGGCGCACCGCCGACCGTATGCGGCTCTCCCGCGCCCGCGTCAGCCAGCTGATCCAGCGTCTCGAACGGCGTGTCGGAGCACCGCTGTTCATCCGCACCAGCCGCCGCGTCGCCATCTCGGCGATCGGCCGCCAACTGCGTGCCGACCTCGAACCGCTCCACCGTGCGATGGACGCCGCCCTGGCGCGCGCCGCCACCACCGCGCGCGGCATCGACACGACCCTGCACGTCGGATTCTCCAACCCGCTCGCCGGCGAGATCGTGATGAAGGTGACGGAGTCGCTGCGGATCAGCCATCCCGGCCTCGCGGTGGAGATCTGCGAGGTGCCGATGACCGATCCTTACGGGCGTCTGCGGGACGGTGATTTCGATGTCCAGCTCCAGGAGTTCCCGGTCCGGGAGGATGACCTGGGCGGCGGCCCGCCCCTCCTCACTGAGGAGCGTGTCCTCGCCGTACCGTCCGCGCATCCGCTTGCCGCCCGCGGCACTGTCTCCCTGGAAGATCTCGCCGACGTCCTCCTCCTCACCATCGAGGGCGAGCTGCCCGGCTACCGGCAGGAGCACCACGCCCCCACCCGCACCCCGAGCGGCAGGCCCATCATCCCCGGCCCCTCCGTTACCCAGATGCAGGAGGCCCTGATGCTGGTCGCGGGCGGCCGGGGCGCCCTCCTCACCGTCGCGCACACGGCGACCTACTTCGCGCGGCCCGGCGTCGCGTACGTCCCCGTCACCGACGCGGAGCCGACCGGCTACGGCCTCGTCTGGCGCGCCGGGAACACCACCGGCGCGCTGAAGGCCTTCGCGGACGCGGCCCGCGCGGCGGCACAGGAGATGGCGCAGCGGGACCCGCGGGCGGCCGCGCCGGTGTGAGCCGCGCGTGGACTTCCGCCATGCGGGGCTCGGACGTCCGGGACCGGGCCCGGAGCCACCGGCGCGCGGGTGACCGGCCCGTCCTCGCTCCGGCCCGTCCTCGCTCCGGGACCGGGCGGCGGGGCCCGGAGCCCCGGGGAGCGGTGTCTCCCTTCGTCTCCCCGCTGACGCGCGGGAACGCGGGGCCGCTGGCAGGCTGGGCTGATGAGTGAGTGGCAGCTCGTCGCCGTGGGCCTGGTGATGCTGCTCGGGCTGCTCGGGGTCCTGGTGCCCGGTGTACCGGGCCAGGCGATCGTCTGGGCCGCGGTGCTCTGGTGGGCGCTGACCGACGTGTCACCGCTCGCCTGGGGGGTGCTGATCGGGTCGACGGCGGTCCTGCTGCTCAACCAGGCTCTGAAACCGCTGCTGCCGCCCCGTCGGCCGAAGGAGTCGGGGGCGCCGCGCCGCACCCTGATCGTCGGCGGGCTGGCCGCCGTCGGAGGGTTCTTCGTCCTGCCGGTGGTGGGAGGAGCCCTCGGCTACGTCGGCGCTGTCTACGGCGTCGAGCGGCTGCGGCTGGGGTCCCGGAGCGCCGG
This window encodes:
- a CDS encoding DUF456 domain-containing protein, with amino-acid sequence MSEWQLVAVGLVMLLGLLGVLVPGVPGQAIVWAAVLWWALTDVSPLAWGVLIGSTAVLLLNQALKPLLPPRRPKESGAPRRTLIVGGLAAVGGFFVLPVVGGALGYVGAVYGVERLRLGSRSAGWASVRSVMRATGYAVLVELYACLLVAGAWLGAVVLG
- a CDS encoding LysR family transcriptional regulator; this translates as MERDEVECFLLLAEELHFGRTADRMRLSRARVSQLIQRLERRVGAPLFIRTSRRVAISAIGRQLRADLEPLHRAMDAALARAATTARGIDTTLHVGFSNPLAGEIVMKVTESLRISHPGLAVEICEVPMTDPYGRLRDGDFDVQLQEFPVREDDLGGGPPLLTEERVLAVPSAHPLAARGTVSLEDLADVLLLTIEGELPGYRQEHHAPTRTPSGRPIIPGPSVTQMQEALMLVAGGRGALLTVAHTATYFARPGVAYVPVTDAEPTGYGLVWRAGNTTGALKAFADAARAAAQEMAQRDPRAAAPV
- a CDS encoding MFS transporter, coding for MSTSRTAAAALSAREWGVLLVLCGAIFLEGIDVAMLNVALPAIRADLGLSTGMLQWVMSAYVLGYGGFMLVGGRAADLFGRRRMFVLWLSVFLVFSGLGGFASEGWQLITARFVTGVAAAFMTPAGLSVITTGFAEGPRRNKALLFYSGTAAGGFSIGLVVGGLLAAVDWRWVFFAPVVLSALILIGALAFVPKSPRPDRTGQSLDLAGGLTITAAVLLLVLGVERVSHASLVPTVVTLGAGLASLAAFVVVERRAAAPLVRLGIFRSAPLVRANIAGLLFAAGFFGFQFLVVLYLQELRGWSTLETSFAMIVIGVDAILSPTVVPRLVDRLGNARLIFGGLVLASLSYALFLPLGADWTYLTMLPSLLLLGIAFALTYGPLTIVATEGVEEEEQGLAGGLLYAAFQFGAALGLSGAAAVDVAATASDSAAARLDGYQAALWVPLAAALGAVLVSAFGVRSGKGQVVSERELSPELTTAE